GGCTTGCTCCGCGAAAACAGGATTTTTCGTCGTCAATCGCAATCGTCGCCATGAAGTAGGCTTGCTAACGCAAGGCCAGCGGCAGGATGACTGCCTTGTGCCCACATCGGCAACCTGACAATTCGACGTTTCGGACAAAACAAAACGCGCCCCCGAAGAGCGCGTGATAGATGGGCTTTCGCCTGTCGTTTTTGAACTCTTATTGACGTCATTTCGTATTCCGCAGTGCTAGCGCGTATTCTAGCTCATCTGCCTATAGAATTTCCGGCTTAGTCCACTGTGCGCACCTCTTCCGCCAGCGCCATCTGATAAAACGGTTTCGCGATGATGCGAAGTGTCAGGAATCGCATTGAGCGCATCCCCAAGCTGGCCGAACGCAGAACTTTGTCTCGCGCGAGGCAACAGCCTGTAGCGAACCAATCCTATCATCCCGCACAAAAATCAGGCGACCTTGACGTCCTTGATGGCCTTCTCGACAGCCGACTTGACCGGAGCGGAGATTTCTTCAACGGCCTTGGTGGCCACAGCCTGGATTTCCTTGGCCTGACCGGAGATGGCTTCTGCCTGATTGCGTACGAAGGCGCTCTGCAGTTCGATTACTTCACCAAAAGACTTCGCGCCGATCAGGGCTTCGATATGAGCGAAGCTGGCTTCCGTGTTGGCGCGCAGTGCAGCCAATGCCTTCAGCGAAAGGGCAGCGGTGTTGGACTGGGCCGTCTCAAAAGTCGTTTCGAGGGTCTTCTGGGCCGCTTCAGCCTGATCCTGAATCTTGGCATAAGCTTCTTTGGACTGGGCAACGCCCTTTTCGGTGAACTCGCGAACCTGGTCGGTTACAGCGGTGGCATCGAAAGCAGGGGTCGAGAACGCATCAGCCGTCTGTTTGGCAGTCTTGCTCATTGTAGAATCCTCCTGTGGCGCAGCCAGTATTTACCGGTGCCGTGGTTGATTTCAAATTTGAATGCTCTGATTTATGTACATGGGTTTGTTGTGCATGGCAATAATTCTTTTGCATCGCACAATAAATAACGGATGTTTATTTAATATCGAGACTTCTCGATACTTAGCCTGCTAACTCGCCAACACATTCCGGGATCGGGGACCGCACGAGCTCGTCCTGTGCTGACAAATAGCAAGTTTGTCGCGCCGCAGACCAAGAATTTGAGGCGCTGCAGCCAAAGCAGACTCAATTAAGTCTTGCTATGTGTTGACAGTCGATACTGCAGGCATCACGCTTGCGCCTTGCCTCCCCGGAGGCATAGGGCTCGGCGTTACCGCATCCGTCTAGAGCAGTGCGCCGAGCCTCACTGACATCATCGCCGAGAAACTCGGACGGCATCGCTCTACGATCTTTCGCGAACTGAAACGCATTCGCTTCGACGATCCACAGATGCGTGGACTTTTGGGCTTTTACTGTCTGATCTAGGTCAAAGGATCGGCGGCACAATCTGCGTAAGCTGGTGCGGCTGCCGCAGCTGTGCGAGGCGATCGACGAACGGATCCGCCACGACTAGTCATCGTCGCCGAAACGGGCGGATCGAACCTACGACACCCAATGGCAAGAAGCCTTCAAATTACATGCTGATTTCAGCGTTGTTCAAAATCGATACCAGTTGATATGTTCCTTTGAAAATGCCGATAAGCGTGGATTTTCTGCCCAATACGATTGGTTCCTACAATCGCTGATCGTGTGACGATATACAAACCTTCGGTTGATAATTTCTGAAGTCGGCGCGCTAATCATGCCGTTAAACGCTCATTTGAACGAAATCAAATTAGTTCGGCATTTTCAACACATTGCCACACCCACCAGAGCGATTCATTATCAAAAAAGTACCGTCAGCAAGGCGTTCCAGTCGTGAAAGGCCTTTTACGACTGGGCAAACGGGGGCTGCGGTACCTGTCCTCCTCCCCAACACTCAGGAGCATAGCGCACCCGCAGTCACGCAACGCGGTGGGCTGCGCTTCAGCTAGCTTACAATCTGTTCGGCGACAGCTTCTTCGAGGCCAGCTGCCGCTTGGGCGGCAAGACCGCCGGCCGCTGCTTGTGAATCGTAAAATTCCTCAAGTGCATAGACTCTACCCCACCGCAGGATGAACACGTGGAGACCACGGTTGACGTACAACGCTTCGCCGTTGAGCAGCGTTGCAGTGCCGTCCCACTGGGCAAACACGGTGGTATGCCACGGCCAGCCCTTCACCCAGATGTGGTTGACCGTGAGATGGAGAGTGGGCAGGACACGGCCGAGGCGCTCAAACCAGCGGCGCACGGCTTCTTTATCGTGGCGCTCACCACCAAGCGCGTGGGCGCCAGAAACGCGGTGATGGACATGCGGCGCGAGTGCTTTCACCGCCGCATCCCAGCGATGGTTGTTGACGTGGTCGAAGCTCTGACGGATCGATTTCTCGACAAAATAGCTGTATATCATTTGACCTCTCCTTTAGACTTATTCGATGGCGTGATCGAGGGCATCGTGTAGCGAGCCGTGCGGACGCAAGAGCGCGCGGCCGGCAGCAGGCAGGCGGCGGTCTGCACGTCGGGTCAACGCATTGTCACGTCGGCCCGCAGATGCGTGTCAGTCTCGGTCGAGACCGTCACCTCCTTGCCGGACCTTGAGAAGGCGTAAAGCGAGTCCTGATGTCCTGGCATGGAAAATGCCACGGAGTCGCCGTCGGCGAGGCCCATGACGACCCGCAGCGGATCGCCCCCGGTCTTCGGCGCGAAGGTGGCGGTGACCTCCAGCAGTTCGCCGTCGACCGGGACGTAGTAGACCGCCATGTCGAGGTGTCCCTCGTGCAGGCTACCGCCTTCGATCGGGCGTCCGATGGTTGCTTCTTCGGCAAAAGCCGGGGTCGCAAGAAAAAGCACGGCCAGGAGCGATGCGCTCAGGGTTTTGCGGATCATCTCATATCTCCTTTTTTAGATTTCGTTCGACCGCTATACAGCGTATAGATTACGAATGCAATCAAAAGTGAGATGACGATGCGCGTAAGTCGCAGTCAGGCCGCGGAAAACCGCGATCAATGTAGCGAGCCGTCTTTTTGGGGAGCGGGGTGTTGAGTTGCGCCACCAATTGACCCGCTTTTGGCGCCTGGGCACGATGAGGGTGCCTCGCAAGGAGAGGCAGGCGAAAGAGCTCGTTTCGGCATCTCTCATGAACATGACAGGAGGCCAACATGACAGATTTGCCAGCGACCGTGCTGATCGCCTTCGCCGTGGTTTTGGCAATGGCGGGCCTGTTCATTTCGCAACGGTGGGGCTGAGAGCTGAGCAAATTACTTTGGTCTGTCCGCACACCACTGTTTATGTCGTCGCGGGGATGGGATCATGGACGGAATTATCTTGCTTCTTTGTATGTCCGTTGCGGTGCCAGTTTTCTGCACAGTAGCCGGCATCGTCGTCGCATTTATCGACCGCAAGCCGAGGCTATCGAGCAAGGAAGCTTGGTGCATTGTTTGGAACACAAGACGCCAATCTAACGCGAGGGAGCCGCGCCGGGAAGACCCAAACGAAGCGGATAAGCACGGAGCGGTCTAGGCGGCGGTGAAATAATCCATAAAGGTGGCCGCAAGGACTAAGCTTGTCGGAGCTACGCAGAACCCGGAACGGTAGGGTTCTGCCTCGAAGCTGCCAGTCCGAGGTGGCAAGAACTCGAGTAGCCGTCCGGACTCCATCGAAATGGATGACACAGGCTGCCATTCAGCAGCACAAGACGGGAGCAGCGACGAGATCGCCACGCTCAGTGGGCACAGCGATGGCGAGTTCCCCCTTGAAGCCGCGCCCACCTTAAAGTGCAAAGAGGACAGTCTGTTTGCTGGACCAATGATCCGATCGGCTGGCGATCCTACTTCGCGACCTTTTCGAGCAGCCTCTTGGCGGCCGCAGAAGACGACGCGGGGGTTCTGGCCGGTGGCGAGCAGGCCATCGGTCACGATGAAAACGCCCCAGTCCTCGCCCCTTTCGAACTTGCCACCCTTGGCCTTGAGTTCGTCCTCTACAAGGAACGGCACAACATCGGTGATTCCAACTCCTTCCTCCTCGCTGTTGGTAAAGCCGGTCACGCGCTTTCCTCCGACGAACGGACGGCCATCGGGTGTCTTGACGTGGCGCAGTGCCCCGGGGCCGTGGCCGCCGGGATAAAATACCGTGTCGAAATCCTCCTGGCGGACGGAATCGAGCCGAACGGTCTGCGCCAGTTGCGTATTGGCCAACGGATCAACCTCGAAACGCCGTGTCTGATCCGTTTGGAAACTTGGCTCGTTGCTCTTCGGATCGGGCGGCTGGCCGCCCTTAGGGGAGGCGAGCGTGATCTCTGCGCCAGCGTCCTTGAATGTAGTGAGGCGTGGCCAGTTCTTCGAGCCAGAAGCCGGACTTCCGGCCGGTATTTCCCAACTGATCGCGATGTGAGTACTATCAAAACTCTTTCTTCGCAGTTGCAGCGCCGATTCCATTCACTCTTGATGGGTTCCGCAAGGACGTTGCGATACAAATCCGACGATCGCGGAACCTCAGCAGTACTTCCTTCAAAGCCAGCCGCGTCGCTTGAAATAAAGATAGGGAAGGATAGCGGACAGCACCATAAGAGCAAAGGCCCAGGGATAGCCGAGCACCCACTTCAGTTCGGGCATATAGTCGAAATTCATGCCGTAGATCGAGGCGACGAGCGTCGGCGGAAGGAAGACAACGGCGGCGACGGAAAAGATCTTGATGATCTGATTCTGCTCGAGATTGATCAAGCCGAGTGTGGCGTCCAGTAGGAAATTGATCTTGTTGGTAAGGAAGGCGGCATGGTCCGTCAGCGAGCCGACGTCGCGCTGCAGGATTTTCATCTTCTGCCGCACGTCCTTGCCGGCCTTTGTCGTGCCTTTGGCAATGGCCTGGTGATAGGAAAGCAGGCGCGTGAAGCTGACCAGGCTTTCCCGGACCATCGAGAGCATGTCGCCCTTGCGCCCAATCTGTTCAATGACGGCATTGAGGTTGAGCGTCTTCTGGGTCGCATTGCGCACCCGGCTGCGGAACACCTTATGCGAGAATCTGTCTACGTCGCCGCCGACGCGCTCCAGGATGTCCGCCATCCTGTTGATCATCGCCTCGAGAATACCGAGCATCGCCATTTCGCCGGACGTACAGGCGGGGCCACCCGGCTTTTGGATCCTGTGGGCGAAGGTGGTAAAGGGCAGCGGTTCGGCATAGCGGACCGTCACGAGACTACCGCCTTTCAACACGAAGGTGATCGGCGTCTTGACGGGCTCTTCCGAGTCAAGCTCGCTCAAAGCGGTAACCGTCATGAACTCCGCGTCTTCTTCGTTATAGAGCCGCGCCGAGGGTTCGATTTCGTCCATTTCCGCCCGTGTCGGAATGGAAAGCGACAGACACTGCTCGACATAATTGTCTTCATTGCGGGTCGGATTGTAAAGATCGTACCAGACCGCCCCCAACTGGCATGCCGGTAGCACCTCGCCTTCCGTGTTAATGGCGGATGACAGGATGCGGTCGTTCTCTTGCGTGTAAATGCTCAGCATTCCAAACTCCTTTCGGCAGGGCTTAGGGCCAGCCGGCAGGAGCCTTGCTGATCAGGCGTCCCGCTGTGCCAGCGAGGGTGTCGTTCGACATCGACAGTCGGCGTCCATTGTCTGTATCCTTGAATTGGGTGACGGCCTTAAGACCGTTGCCTCGGGGGGTGCTATGGGGCGATTGTGTGTCCAAGTCAATGGACGTGCGATCGAGATTTTGGCGCGGCAGCCCTGTCATATGGAGGGTCGTCAATGGCGAACGATGCAAAGTAGCCGCGGAGGAAAAGGAAGGGGCCTAAGTCGGTCCAGATAAGAGAGGACGCGTCGCCCCCTCTTTCTCGTTGAGTAGACAAGAGCACTCCGACTCAGCGCGCATAAGCAAGGCGACGCTGGACGAATTGGCGCTCTTGTGTTCAAACGGAGATCGCCACG
The Phyllobacterium zundukense DNA segment above includes these coding regions:
- a CDS encoding phasin, producing MSKTAKQTADAFSTPAFDATAVTDQVREFTEKGVAQSKEAYAKIQDQAEAAQKTLETTFETAQSNTAALSLKALAALRANTEASFAHIEALIGAKSFGEVIELQSAFVRNQAEAISGQAKEIQAVATKAVEEISAPVKSAVEKAIKDVKVA
- a CDS encoding nuclear transport factor 2 family protein, with the protein product MIYSYFVEKSIRQSFDHVNNHRWDAAVKALAPHVHHRVSGAHALGGERHDKEAVRRWFERLGRVLPTLHLTVNHIWVKGWPWHTTVFAQWDGTATLLNGEALYVNRGLHVFILRWGRVYALEEFYDSQAAAGGLAAQAAAGLEEAVAEQIVS
- a CDS encoding magnesium transporter CorA family protein, yielding MLSIYTQENDRILSSAINTEGEVLPACQLGAVWYDLYNPTRNEDNYVEQCLSLSIPTRAEMDEIEPSARLYNEEDAEFMTVTALSELDSEEPVKTPITFVLKGGSLVTVRYAEPLPFTTFAHRIQKPGGPACTSGEMAMLGILEAMINRMADILERVGGDVDRFSHKVFRSRVRNATQKTLNLNAVIEQIGRKGDMLSMVRESLVSFTRLLSYHQAIAKGTTKAGKDVRQKMKILQRDVGSLTDHAAFLTNKINFLLDATLGLINLEQNQIIKIFSVAAVVFLPPTLVASIYGMNFDYMPELKWVLGYPWAFALMVLSAILPYLYFKRRGWL